The Phoenix dactylifera cultivar Barhee BC4 chromosome 12, palm_55x_up_171113_PBpolish2nd_filt_p, whole genome shotgun sequence genome includes the window ggaagagggagtgaAGAAGGCAGGATGGAAAGGCGCTGAGGGAGGAGACATGTTGCTTGAGACCGTTGATGTCGAGGGGGACGACGGAGATCTTCTCCCAGGTGGAGGGCCGGTAGTTGGTGCAGGATACCAAAAGGTCGTCTCCGGCGACCTCGGCGCCGTTGGATCTGGAAGAAGGCTTCTTCGGAGCCGTcgaattggaggaggaggaggaagggtggagaaggaggaggaggaggaggaggagaagggcgagaagaggaggagagagtaGCCATGGGGAGGTGGACTTGAGGTATGGAGGAGAGGAGactgaggagagggagagggacacCGGACATTGAGGGAATAGAGGAATAGAGCTCGGCGGCGCCATTTCACAAACCCTAATCCTAAAATCGGGCTGAAAGCGGGCTGAGGAGGGGAGTATATTGCGACATAAACCAACTCCATGGTGGACAGCATTTTTGTTCGAGAAACGGTATACATCTGAAGACAAAACACAGCATTTTTGTTGAActtttttcttgagaactttttattgaagctctATATTGCATTTAACTTAGCTGATACAAAGGCCGCAGCATCACTTGGGATTCATGAAGGCGAATTTGTGCTACTCCATCCATGTTGATGGATCTTATTTTTAGAGAAGGATAGGCCATCAGGTATCGCATGTGCAGAAGCACTTGTGGCCGAGGCAATTGGCACCGGGGCACTTCCCACACTCAGCCCGGCAATCAGCATCTCTCATGCATGCATCTGCTTCGAATCCGGGAGCTGTCGAAATTGCCCGACCTGCATAAAATGAAGACTGACCTTGTTAACTTCCATTActacaaaactttttttttttttgcagaaaaAGATTAGGCAAATCCTGATCTCTTTGACAATTAGTACAAAACATTATCAAGTTTAAAcaacatgtgtgtgtgtgtgtgtgtgtgtgtgtgtgtgtgagtgagagagagagagagaaagagagagagagagagagagagagaccagaAGCCATCAACAAGAGAAGTAGTACAAACGAAGCCATGAGGGTGGATTGTTTGGCCATGTTTGCTCCTGTGATGTGAAGTATTGTTTTGTGCCTGCAAAGAGTATCAGGTGGATTTATATAGGACAATTACCTCAGTTCCATTTATGGTGATGAATCTGCAGAGATTGTCCAAATCAGAGATTATCCTTTCCTGGATATCGTTCTTGATACCATATATAGATGTATCTGCAGTGTTGAGTTCTAACTGGAAAAAATTACCGATCTCTCCCTATCTTACCACACTAATTTTCTCTTCCCCCTGAGAAGTCCCATGGGCGTCATAGAAGGCATTAAGGCAGCTGTTTAAGGACTGGTAGTGAAAATCTTCTTCTCTGAGATACTACTCCACTTATTGTGTTTCCTAATTCTCTCCTCGGTCCTtccatcaaaaagatagggTCCTCGACATGTTAGAAAATTGTGCTGCCGTCCCCATCTTTCTAGTGGTTAAGTTTTGTAATGGTAGAGAGGTAAATGTATTATAAAAACTAGAAGGACGGCCTCTTTATAAATTTTCCACCTGTTGGTCTAGTATGATTCTATGACCACATAGAAATCTATTGCGAGATTTGCTAGCCATGGAAATCTCTTGGAAGATTGAGGGGCTTTAAAGCTAGCTTGAGCGTTTAATTAACTCATCCCAGTCCAActggggtgcaaatggatcaggTGGACTCAAGGATATGATGAACCAAATATTGTCCCAACCACATTTGAGAACAAGAGACTCAATACCATAATTAGGTTTCATTCGACCTGACTCCTCACACAACCTCGTATATTATGGACCTACGGTCCAGTTTAAGGCTATGCTCCCAACGAAACACTCGAATTTAGCCCAAGAGGTTGGTACCTCCACTCTGTTAAAAGGAGGTTGTAGGTTTATTTGTTGTTCATGTGCCCTACAACCTTTTGAATTTTTGCAAGATAGCTAGGAATGCATCCTTATGCATATAAACTGATATTGATAGAAACATTACTATGCAATTCGAAACATACACTTGATTAATCTATTGGCCCATGCAACAATTCTCAGTTAGACTATATATCAAAAAGcagtaaaaataaaataaaggctTAGTAGGCTTAGCTATCCCAACATAGCACTTAGCATGAAATTATACTGTGTCATATATCCGCCATTCATATTTTCCcgaagccaaatatttgtgaccTTGTCTATGATGGAAAGCTAAGCTATGCTCTACACCACTTCCGAAAAAAAGGTCTCTTCCTACCTCTCTAAAGCTTGAAAACTCAAGACATACTCAACAGCATGTAATGTCAACTTAGGCAATCTCATTGATAGAGCTTCTGTCCTATCTCCGCTCCCTCTGCACCATTGCCAAAATTGGCCAATTCAGATCAAAAACATACCAAGGCATTGTTTTAGGTTGTAATTtatgttataaaaatataattaggaAGATTAGATGGAGGCATAAATTAGGGATCCGCACTAACAAACTCATCCAATTAATATGCGTAATACAAATTGATTTTCCAACTCGTTAGAGGGTATTTGATTAGAGGAATAAATGTAGGTAATAAATAACTAGTTGAATTTTTGGAATGATTTTTTTATGACAATGACAAAATTGCCCTCTCAGTTTTTGGTGTGTTTAAAGGATGGATGAGTGCAACATAGTAATTGGAGaggataagtttcttatattccaTGGGATAACTTTGTTCCACCAATATTACGGTTTAGAAttatcccttctctctctttaacTTTTTGTGCTTAACCAGATAGGCTCCTGAGGTATTTAGCCAGATAGCCCCTCGTTtaagtaaggctgcaaatggtcGGATCGACCCGAGACCCGACCTGGcccgacccgcgtagacccgGTCCAATTCGAATTTTAGGATCCGCGGGTTCGGgttgggtcctaaaattggacccgaattaTTTTCTAGGTTGGGTCTGGGTTTACTGAACGGACCCGATCCGATCtgaatggacccgaagagagagagagggggaaaagcaaaaaagagattttgtgtgtgtgtgtgtgtatgtgggtCGTGGCACTATTGGTCTGTcgggattctctctcgatctattacactgttgatacctctggtgtctcggtagctggattttttttttccttccgttttttggtttttgttttttttaacttttgcatGGAGGCAGCGAGGGAAcactgaactgaatatgggtcatttgctagttttctgcaatggaattggattttggaaggaggtctgggattttttttgtcctcgtgagaggggagctgggagacaccaagttccgtccaatcagtcatatagacaaaaaatagtgtgatacgaaatttggcttgtagaccgacttagttagtaagtcATGGCTCATCTGTTCTgagtggaggtcaattgcaagtctttcatgggtcacccagcacctcataattatgatatgaccaaattagatttgtccaaatttttttccaaaatcatAAAACAAATAAATCCGATTAGAATCCTAACCCAACCCAACTCGGACCCGAACCCAActcagacccgacccgatctgatCTTTAACTGAGTCGGATCTAGATCCAAAATTAGAACCCAAACAAAAAATCGAATTGGATTGGAGTCATCCAGAatccaacccaacccaacccatttgcaccctacaTTTAAGGGAACATCCTCCAATTTATTCTCTCTGTGAAGATAAGCTTTAGCATTCTTTTTGTCGCTCTGTTTACTATTCAGTCCATCTCCATCTCCTACTTTTCTGGCTGGCAACGCTTTGGTTCGAGTCCTGCTCCTGCTGGTGCCACATGTTCTGTTTCTTCGCTTTGTACATTCTTCTTTGCTTGGATAAATTTGGTCGGCATTTGCCTCCCTTTTAGTTTTAGtcaaacaaaagagagagagagagagagatctatgGGGTGGACGATACAGAACGAAAGGGACCAGATGCCATCAGCAAGAGTGctacaaggaaaaaaaattaaattaaataatttttggtttttggacTTTGGTTTTACAAGTTTTAGAATATATCCATCGTGGATATACTCCAATTTTGTATCTCGCATCGCGCGCGTGTCAGAGAGCTGAAAGAAATCCACGATGCTTTGTGAGGTCACACCTGACACCCCCATGCCAAAATCCGCGTGGTAACCATCAGGCCGTCTTCCACGATCGCGTGTCCATCTGAAGTCGCCACGCTCTCCCCCGAACGTGACACGTGGCAATCGAGCATGCCAACCCGCTCCACGTGGCAGGACGTGATGATCACACCTGACAACGGCGTAAATCGATCAAACCGCTCGAGACCGGAGAAGAATATGGGAGAGGAAAGAATGCGTGCGCGAAGAATAATGGCGTCATCATCATCACCGGCTCCTCCCTCCAAGAGAGCCTCAAACatggcgccgccgccgccgtcgcccCCATGGGAAGTGGTCCTCCTCTTGGCCCAAACTTTGGACCCCAAGACCCTCGCCAAGGCCTGCTGTGTCTCCAAGTCCTGGTACTCCGCCATGTCTTCGGACCGTCTCTGGAGACCGATCTGCCTCTCCCATTACCCTTCGTCGCTTCATTTGGTCGCCACCGATCCTGCGCTCTCGGCTCGCCGCCTCTTCGCGCTCCTCCGCGCCTCGTCCCAGCGGCGCCACCGCAACCCATCCATCCCCCGCATCTCCCTCCGCCATCTCATCTTCGCCGTCGACATCTTCCAACGCGACGCACCCGTTCTTTCGCTTGCGAAGCCCGGCGAGGAGCTTTGCGGCCATCATGGTGGAGTTTTCCGATTCGAAGCTGCGGTTAACGATGGAGATGCTAGCTTGGAGGTGGGGGAGGTGGTGAAGATTGGTTGGACGGTAGTCATGAAGGGGTGGAGGGGGGCTTTTGCAATGATGGACAGAGTCGGGAAGGGCCGGGCGGTGGGAGGGGACGGGCTGTGGTTCTCGGAGGGGCTGCCGAGCCCGGGGTGTTGCTCGGCGAGCATGGGTGGTGGGCTGGAGGCTGAATTGGGGCTAGAGTTCTCCGACGATGGGGATGGAGATGAGGAAGCTGGGAGGAGGAGAGTGGCGAGGATGAGTATGGGGTTGATGAGCATTGCTGATTGGAGGTACGTAGGAGTGGATGATGGCTTGCTTTATTTGCAGCATTTTCTCCTGCCCAACAACATCTAGGCGggcttttcctcttctcccAGAAGCATGCGCTTTGTTTGAGGTTTCACTCgacttttcctccttttttttttctttagagaAATAATAATTCTTTGAAATTTAACTTTGGGGCCGTACTTGCTTGAAACctgacttttttttctttctggaaggtaattaattaaaaaaaacggTGCAAGACGCTGCAGGTTTTTAGATTTGTCGGAGAACTAATGTCAGAAATGTTGCATGGCAGGTAATTCCCCTGTTTTCACCCAGTTAGGAGCTACCTTGGATTTTCTTGCGTTCGCTGTGGATCCAAGTGTTGGAGGTTCCACGTTATGCGCTGATAGGGAAAAGAAGTACATAATTAGATTCTTGTTCAATGGATTACCGGATTTGTCATTAATGTTAGATTTAGTTGGTCattaattttaataattttagtGTTCTATTTCTAGATTTATTCtaatttttagttatttttttaaaatagttaTTCTGATCAAGTGTTTTAGTGGGTGTTTTTGAATTTGAGTAAAAATCAAActgggagtgagagagagagagagagagagagccgcacAAACGATCTCTTGCTCCAAATTAATAATATAGGAATTTTATTTAAAAGTCtaatattgataaaaaaaatgacAATTAAGGAGCtgcagatgcatcacacatttATATGTTTTTAGTCATTAGATTATAAATTCCGTGATTTATTTAGTTATAATAATAAGTTAATAACATATCTCATATAAGTCATTCACCAGATGAGCATATATTAGAGGGTAAACCACGTGTATAAGACATACATTTTACCAACACATTCCGTATACCAAAAATTTTGATGGCAAGGTTGCGAGATTGTGGGTATTCTTTCCTGAGGAAAGCCAGGGAGCCACGCCTGACTCGCCACGCCTACTATCCCCGGACCAacttaaaagaaataatatacTTTCAAAAATATCCTTCTCATTCTAAGCCGAGCACCAACTGGATGATGCTTTTGATCCATTGGATGCACCACTTGGAATGGTTCCCACTTCGAAATTTTCTTCAGCCTTTTCGAActggtcgggtcgggttggccaAATAGATTACCTCTTTATTAAACATGTTAAACAGATTGGATCGGATTACCTGTTTAATCggattcagatttatgattttcgaacctgtttaataaacagatcagattcaggtttatgattttctgacctgatTGCATCTGATCCGACCCGTTTAtgtccgacccgattgccaacCCTACTCTTGTATAAGAATTCAACCTTAAGGAATCACAGAAATATAATAATCAATTCAAAAACTTTCAGTCCTTGCTTTCAACATATACAGACTAGTTTGCTGCGGGCACCCAAAATCAAGACACCCCACCAGAATAATGCCGCCATTGCTGACGAATAGAACGTAGTCccattgtattctgaaatgacTCGAGCAATAAAACCCCAAATCAACCATCCTAGCCATCAGCCTCGACATCCTCACAGAACCAGGGCCGGCCCAACCCTTAGgcaactgaggcggtcgcctaaggccccggcccaAAGAAGGCCCACCGCAGGAAATGCCTCaaagataaaatggaaaaaaaaggccCCCTGTGAATTCGCCTTAAGCCGGCCCACTGTAGGAAAGGCCTAAAACACAAAacggccttaggcccccaaatacatTGGGCCGCTCCTGCACAGAACTTAGCCAAACAATATTGCGCTTGGATGCATGTCTTAAACcctgttctttctttttctgataCAAGTCAAACTGAAAAATTGGCAACTTCCTGCTTGGGTTTCCTCCAGTTCACAAAGTCAACAGGGCTAAAGACGAAATGTTGAGCATGCAACTTGTTTGCAAAGATACATGCAGCCTCAAAGAAAACACACACATTAAGAGGCAGTTAAAATGATGAAATCTCTCTTCCAAAACTGGGGtgccaatatgtaaatcattgaAGGAAAAGTCATGGagaaaattttaagctgatcatgagactcagagagagagagagagagggaggggaacTGTCTTGAACAAGAGCAGAATCAACTTCGACATACCCAGTTGCAATAATTGCAACAATTGGACATGCTGAAGCATCATCTGTTTCAAAAATCTGAATTACAAGTTCTCCGGTGAAGTTGTTGACCACCACCACAAGGCAGGGAAATATTTAACCTGGATCCTGATGATGACAATGGTGTTGACCTATCGATTTCAAATCTGACCTACCTAATCACAAACAATTACATTTAAACATGATACATCCGTGAGGTGTTCATGGGGTATCCAGAAGTTTACACCTACCCTGGTATCCTAGCATCAAGTTGATAGCTTGCTTTAAGCTGAACACCTAGAATTTAATGAATGTGAATATCCCTACATCTTTATCCACTGAAGATCTGACCCCCCTCCTGTACCTAATAGCTCACCAACATGAGAGAGAATATAAAAAGCCCTATGTTTCTTACCTTTCCCACAAACCAAACAGGAGTAGCTCTTCCTGTTGcaaattaattctttattcgcTGAATCCTAGTGAATCTTGACATAATTTGAGAGGGTAACCTCTGCTAATTACAAGCAGATTCTACCTGACCAAGAAGCCAGACCGCTAAGTGAGTGCAAATGACAACCTAAAGTAAGCCATGCCAACCTAGATCCTTGTAAAACATCTCAAGTTGCCAGAGTATCATTATCACAACAATCACAGTGATGCTGGTCTCCAATAGTTGATATAATTCTCAAACCAGCAGAATGAATTTTACCGGGTCTATCACAAATCCATTTTACCTGATAGCTCGTGGTTTTGAACAACTGGAATCAAAAGCAAGCAGCAGTTGcaggtaactatatttttattgGAAATAATGAATGCAATCTCTTGTTCCTCTAAGTTGCTAACCTGAATTACAAAGcacagaagaaaaagaagaaaaaagaaagaaagatctgTAAGCAATCCTCCAGAAATTTACACAAGCAGAAGATAGATCTAGAAACCTAGAACAAATTCATGAATTGGCATAACTACACCAAACCTACTCCATCAAGCCCACCAGACTTGATGAACTAAAAGCTCTCATGCTAAGCACAATTATGAGTAATTCACTTGCCATGAACGAGGGGAAATAAGAACATAGAACACTGCTTGTTGTTAAGAACATCCAAACATAAATCTTCAACATTTTTTGCACAAGCGACAGATGTAGAAAA containing:
- the LOC103705073 gene encoding probable F-box protein At5g04010, whose protein sequence is MPTRSTWQDVMITPDNGVNRSNRSRPEKNMGEERMRARRIMASSSSPAPPSKRASNMAPPPPSPPWEVVLLLAQTLDPKTLAKACCVSKSWYSAMSSDRLWRPICLSHYPSSLHLVATDPALSARRLFALLRASSQRRHRNPSIPRISLRHLIFAVDIFQRDAPVLSLAKPGEELCGHHGGVFRFEAAVNDGDASLEVGEVVKIGWTVVMKGWRGAFAMMDRVGKGRAVGGDGLWFSEGLPSPGCCSASMGGGLEAELGLEFSDDGDGDEEAGRRRVARMSMGLMSIADWRYVGVDDGLLYLQHFLLPNNI